Proteins from a genomic interval of Candidatus Binatia bacterium:
- a CDS encoding FAD-dependent monooxygenase: MDTAVTIIGGGPVGLCLAVELGWRGIDCIVLERRERGAATFPTANHIGVRTMEHLRRLGLAAAVRAAFRPDWGGHWIALTHFGGHEVTRVENALGGAGGGAESPEREAWAPKPCFDPILERAAEAYPSVTLSHGARVEAVENIDGPREGRVEPQHPQESKASKSFECRLESHLPRACT, encoded by the coding sequence GTGGACACCGCCGTCACCATCATCGGAGGAGGACCGGTCGGGCTCTGCCTCGCCGTAGAGCTCGGGTGGCGCGGCATCGACTGCATCGTCCTCGAACGGCGGGAGCGCGGGGCCGCGACCTTCCCGACCGCCAATCACATCGGCGTCCGAACGATGGAACACCTTCGCCGGCTCGGTCTCGCAGCGGCCGTCCGAGCGGCGTTTCGCCCCGACTGGGGCGGGCACTGGATCGCACTCACGCACTTCGGCGGGCACGAAGTCACCCGCGTCGAGAACGCGCTTGGAGGCGCGGGAGGCGGAGCGGAGTCGCCCGAGCGCGAGGCTTGGGCTCCGAAGCCCTGCTTCGACCCGATCCTCGAGCGTGCCGCCGAAGCGTATCCCTCGGTCACACTAAGCCACGGGGCGCGCGTGGAGGCCGTGGAGAACATCGACGGCCCACGAGAAGGGCGAGTGGAACCACAACATCCACAAGAGTCCAAAGCCTCGAAGTCCTTCGAGTGCCGGCTCGAATCGCATCTGCCTCGTGCCTGCACGTGA